In a genomic window of Melopsittacus undulatus isolate bMelUnd1 chromosome 1, bMelUnd1.mat.Z, whole genome shotgun sequence:
- the LOC117436967 gene encoding feather keratin 1-like: MARRTRPLHTTHMACYDLCRPCGPTLLANSCNEPCVRQCEDSRVVIQPSTVLVTLPGPILSSFPQSTAVGSSSSAAVGNVLGAQGVPVSSGGFGYGLGNGFGGLGCYGGGRGCNIC, encoded by the exons ATGGCCAGAAGGACAC ggcccctccacaccacacacatggcCTGCTACGACCTCTGCCGCCCCTGCGGACCCACCCTGTtggccaacagctgcaacgagccctgtgtcaggcagtgtgaGGACTCCCGCGTCGTCATCCAGCCTTCCACCGTGCTGGTCACCCTGCCaggacccatcctcagctccttcccccagagcaCCGCCGTCGGATCCTCCTCATCCGCTGCCGTGGGCAACGtcctgggtgcccagggagtgCCCGTCTCCTCTGGGGGCTTCGGCTACGGCCTTGGCAACGGCTTCGGAGGCCTGGGCTGCTACGGTGGTGGAAGAGGCTGCAACATCTGCTAA
- the LOC117436287 gene encoding feather keratin 1-like, with protein sequence MACYDLCRPCGPTPLANSCNEPCVRQCEDSRVVIQPPAVLVTLPGPILSSFPQSTAVGSSSSAAVGNVLGAQGVPVSSGGFGYGLGYGFGGLGCYGGGRGCNIC encoded by the coding sequence atggcCTGCTACGACCTCTGCCGCCCCTGCGGACCCACcccgctggccaacagctgcaacgagccctgtgtcaggcagtgtgaGGACTCCCGCGTCGTCATCCAGCCTCCCGCCGTGCTGGTCACCCTGCCaggacccatcctcagctccttcccccagagcaCCGCCGTCGGATCCTCCTCATCCGCTGCCGTGGGCAACGtcctgggtgcccagggagtgCCCGTCTCCTCTGGGGGCTTTGGCTACGGCCTTGGCTACGGCTTCGGAGGCCTGGGCTGCTATGGAGGTGGAAGAGGCTGCAACATCTGCTAA
- the LOC117436416 gene encoding feather keratin 1-like yields the protein MACYDLCRPCGPTPLANSCNEPCVRQCEDSRVVIQPSTVLVTLPGPILSSFPQSTAVGSSSSAAVGNVLGAQGVPVSSGGFGYGLGNGFGGLGCYSGGRGCNIC from the coding sequence atggcCTGCTACGACCTCTGCCGCCCCTGCGGACCCACcccgctggccaacagctgcaacgagccctgtgtcaggcagtgtgaGGACTCCCGCGTCGTCATCCAGCCTTCCACCGTGCTGGTCACCCTGCCaggacccatcctcagctccttcccccagagcaCCGCCGTCGGATCCTCCTCATCCGCTGCCGTGGGCAACGtcctgggtgcccagggagtgCCTGTCTCCTCTGGGGGCTTCGGCTACGGCCTTGGCAACGGCTTCGGAGGCCTGGGCTGCTACAGTGGTGGAAGAGGCTGCAACATCTGCTAA
- the LOC117436482 gene encoding feather keratin 1-like, producing MACYDLCRPCGPTPLANSCNEPCVRQCQDSRVVIQPSTVLVTLPGPILSSFPQSTAVGSSSSAAVGNVLGAQGVPVSSGGFGYGFGGLGCYGRGRGCNIC from the coding sequence atggcCTGCTACGACCTCTGCCGCCCCTGCGGACCCACcccgctggccaacagctgcaacgagccctgtgtcaggcagtgccaggactcCCGCGTCGTCATCCAGCCTTCCACCGTGCTGGTCACCCTGCCaggacccatcctcagctccttcccccagagcaCCGCCGTCGGATCCTCCTCATCCGCTGCCGTGGGCAACGtcctgggtgcccagggagtgCCCGTCTCCTCTGGGGGCTTCGGCTACGGCTTCGGAGGCCTGGGCTGCTATGGCCGTGGAAGAGGCTGCAACATCTGCTAA
- the LOC117436413 gene encoding feather keratin 1-like — protein sequence MACYDLCRPCGPTPLANSCNEPCVRQCEDSRVVIQPSTVLVTLPGPILSSFPQSTAVGSSSSAAVGNVLGAQGVPVSSGGFGYGLGNGFGGLGCYGGGRGCNTC from the coding sequence atggcCTGCTACGACCTCTGCCGCCCCTGCGGACCCACcccgctggccaacagctgcaacgagccctgtgtcaggcagtgtgaGGACTCCCGCGTCGTCATCCAGCCTTCCACCGTGCTGGTCACCCTGCCaggacccatcctcagctccttcccccagagcaCCGCCGTCGGATCCTCCTCATCCGCTGCCGTGGGCAACGtcctgggtgcccagggagtgCCCGTCTCCTCTGGGGGCTTCGGCTACGGCCTTGGCAACGGCTTCGGAGGTCTGGGCTGCTATGGCGGTGGAAGAGGCTGCAACACCTGCTAA
- the LOC117436689 gene encoding feather keratin 1-like, translating to MACYDLCRPCGPTPLANSCNEPCVRQCEDSRVVIQPPTVLVTLPGPILSSFPQSTTVGSSSSAAVGNVLGAQGVPVSSGGFGYGFGGLGCYGGGRGGNIC from the coding sequence atggcCTGCTACGACCTCTGCCGCCCCTGCGGACCCACcccgctggccaacagctgcaacgagccctgtgtcaggcagtgtgaGGACTCCCGCGTCGTCATCCAGCCTCCCACCGTGCTGGTCACCCTGCCaggacccatcctcagctccttcccccagagcaCCACCGTCGGATCCTCCTCATCCGCTGCCGTGGGCAACGtcctgggtgcccagggagtgCCCGTCTCCTCTGGGGGCTTCGGCTACGGCTTCGGAGGCCTGGGCTGCTACGGTGGTGGAAGAGGCGGCAACATCTGCTAA
- the LOC117436588 gene encoding feather keratin 1-like: MACYDLCRPCGPTPLANSCNEPCVRQCQDSRVVIQPPAVLVTLPGPILSSFPQSTAVGSSSSAAVGNVLGAQGVPVSSGGFGYGFGGLGCYGRGRGCNIC; encoded by the coding sequence atggcCTGCTACGACCTCTGCCGCCCCTGCGGACCCACcccgctggccaacagctgcaacgagccctgtgtcaggcagtgccaggactcCCGCGTCGTCATCCAGCCTCCCGCCGTGCTGGTCACCCTGCCaggacccatcctcagctccttcccccagagcaCCGCCGTCGGATCCTCCTCATCCGCTGCCGTGGGCAACGtcctgggtgcccagggagtgCCCGTCTCCTCTGGGGGCTTCGGCTACGGCTTCGGAGGCCTGGGCTGCTACGGCCGTGGAAGAGGCTGCAACATCTGCTAA
- the LOC117436277 gene encoding feather keratin 1-like: MACYDLCRPCGPTPLANSCNEPCVRQCQDSRVVIQPPAVLVTLPGPILSSFPQSTAVGSSSSAAVGNVLGAQGVPVSSGGFGYGLGYGFGGLGCYGGGRGCNIC, from the coding sequence atggcCTGCTACGACCTCTGCCGCCCCTGCGGACCCACcccgctggccaacagctgcaacgagccctgtgtcaggcagtgccaggactcCCGCGTCGTCATCCAGCCTCCCGCCGTGCTGGTCACCCTGCCaggacccatcctcagctccttcccccagagcaCCGCCGTCGGATCCTCCTCATCCGCTGCCGTGGGCAACGtcctgggtgcccagggagtgCCCGTCTCCTCTGGGGGCTTCGGCTATGGCCTTGGCTACGGCTTCGGAGGCCTGGGCTGCTACGGTGGTGGAAGAGGCTGCAACATCTGCTAA
- the LOC117436280 gene encoding feather keratin 1-like — protein MACYDLCRPCGPTPLANSCNEPCVRQCEDSRVVIQPPAVLVTLPGPILSSFPQSTAVGSSSSAAVGNVLGAQGVPVSSGGFGYGLGYGFGGLGCYGGGRGCNIC, from the coding sequence atggcCTGCTACGACCTCTGCCGCCCCTGCGGACCCACcccgctggccaacagctgcaacgagccctgtgtcaggcagtgtgaGGACTCCCGCGTCGTCATCCAGCCTCCCGCCGTGCTGGTCACCCTGCCaggacccatcctcagctccttcccccagagcaCCGCCGTCGGATCCTCCTCATCTGCTGCCGTGGGCAACGtcctgggtgcccagggagtgCCCGTCTCCTCTGGGGGCTTCGGCTACGGCCTTGGCTACGGCTTCGGAGGCCTGGGCTGCTACGGTGGTGGAAGAGGCTGCAACATCTGCTAA
- the LOC117436760 gene encoding feather keratin 1-like — protein sequence MACYDLCRPCGPTPLANSCNEPCVRQCQDSRVVIQPPAVLVTLPGPILSSFPQSTAVGSSSSAAVSNVLGAQGVPVSSGGFGYGLGNGFGGLGCYGGGRGCNIC from the coding sequence atggcCTGCTACGACCTCTGCCGCCCCTGCGGACCCACcccgctggccaacagctgcaacgagccctgtgtcaggcagtgccaggactcCCGCGTCGTCATCCAGCCTCCCGCCGTGCTGGTCACCCTGCCaggacccatcctcagctccttcccccagagcaCCGCCGTCGGATCCTCCTCATCCGCTGCCGTGAGCAACGtcctgggtgcccagggagtgCCCGTCTCCTCTGGGGGCTTTGGCTATGGCCTTGGCAACGGCTTCGGAGGCCTGGGCTGCTACGGTGGTGGAAGAGGCTGCAACATCTGCTAG